One Fusarium falciforme chromosome 1, complete sequence genomic window carries:
- a CDS encoding Peptidyl-prolyl cis-trans isomerase: MRPSLLQPLLPRHTSSCFSAARTSFSLPQLVSSSNTFRTSRFFSATSAIMGNKVYFDIEWEGPVFQNGKPTSTVQEQKGRINFNLFDDVVPKTAENFRALCTGEKGFGYKGSSFHRIIPDFMLQGGDFTRGNGTGGKSIYGEKFADENFQLKHDKPGLLSMANAGPNTNGSQFFVTTVVTSWLNGRHVVFGEVADQESLDVVKALEATGSGSGNIKYQKRPTIVDSGEL; the protein is encoded by the exons ATGAgaccctccctcctccagcCCCTCCTACCCCGCCATACCTCTTCTTGCTTCTCTGCCGCGAGAacttctttctctcttcctcaactTGTGTCTTCTTCCAACACTTTCCGAACTTCTCGATTCTTCTCAGCAACCTCCGCAATCATGGGCAACAAGGT CTACTTCGACATTGAGTGGGAGGGTCCCGTCTTCCAGAACGGCAAGCCCACCAGCACCGTTCAGG AGCAGAAGGGTCGCATCAACTTCAACCTCTTCGACGACGTGGTCCCCAAGACCGCTGAGAACTTCCGTGCTCTCTGCACTGGCGAGAAGGGCTTCGGCTACAAGGGTTCTTCCTTCCACCGAATCATCCCCGATTTCATGCTTCAGGGCGGTGACTTCACCCGTGGCAAC GGAACCGGTGGCAAGTCCATCTACGGCGAGAAGTTCGCTGATGAGAACTTCCAGCTGAAGCACGACAAGCCTGGTCTGCTGTCCATGGCCAACGCTGGCCCCAACAC CAACGGCTCTCAGTTCTTCGTCACCACCGTTGTCACCTCTTGGCTCAACGGCCGCCACGTCGTCTTCGGCGAGGTCGCTGACCAGGAGTCCCTCGACGTTGTCAAGGCTCTTGAGGCTACTGGCTCTGGCAGCGGCAACATCAAGTACCAGAAGCGCCCTACCATCGTCGACTCTGGTGAGCTGTAA
- a CDS encoding DNA-directed RNA polymerase III subunit RPC6: MPTPAPDAQTAKLAVWKEALYDRCRESGVDMFSQDDLLRLDVIPNRDLMLLARVVQSLSDDKLFITMREASGQVLWKWRDAQEAHKYKQCSTDEQVMVYSLIDDSGGDGIWSQTLQKRLNMHDSVLKNALKQLQTKGLIAPFKNVEHPNKKMFIKASIRPSDRATGGPWYTDQNLDEAFIEELQRFVFDYLKLQSSYHSTHGGGAPARTQVPKKGVVKGGVEKGKKRDASHMDEPPSKITKTSSAAPPRKDTLLPLPAGYTGYPTVRDIARLLSTSGVTHNTILSEHDVKKLVDVLVWDNLVEPVKVGGKIGYRVSRIAKQSAERWAGRDDPTGLEGGPEPFVSAFTEAPCGRCPVFEICEEGGPVGPNNCEYFQRWLGIE; encoded by the exons ATGCCAACCCCCGCGCCCGACGCCCAGACGGCCAAGCTGGCCGTCTGGAAGGAGGCCCTCTACGATCGCTGTCGCGAGTCCGGCGTCGACATGTTCTCTCAGGAtgacctcctccgcctcgacGTTATCCCCAACCGCGACCTCATGCTGCTGGCCCGCGTCGTCCAGTCCCTCAGCGATGACAAGCTCTTCATCACCATGCGCGAGGCCTCGGGCCAGGTTCTGTGGAAGTGGCGCGACGCTCAGGAGGCACACAA GTACAAGCAGTGTTCGACTGATGAGCAGGTCATGGTGTACTCGCTCATCGACGACTCGGGCGGCGACGGTATCTGGTCCCAGACCCTCCAGAAGCGCCTCAACATGCACGACTCGGTCCTCAAGAACGCCCTCAAGCAGCTCCAGACAAAGGGCCTCATCGCCCCCTTCAAGAATGTCGAGCACCCTAACAAGAAGATGTTCATCAAGGCCTCCATCCGCCCCAGCGATCGCGCCACCGGCGGCCCATGGTACACCGACCAGAACCTCGACGAGGCCTTCATAGAGGAGCTGCAGCGCTTCGTCTTTGACTACCTGAAGCTTCAGAGCAGCTACCACAGCACCCACGGAGGTGGTGCTCCGGCGCGGACGCAGGTGCCCAAGAAGGGTGTCGTTAAGGGAGGCGtggagaagggcaagaagcgtGATGCTAGCCACATGGATGAGCCTCCATCAAAAATCACAAAGACCTCCTCCGCAGCCCCTCCAAGGAAGGAcactctcctccctctccctgcCGGTTACACGGGCTACCCGACCGTCCGCGACATCGCCCGTCTCCTCTCCACGAGCGGCGTCACCCACAACACCATCCTTTCCGAACACGATGTAAAGAAGCTTGTCGATGTCCTGGTCTGGGATAACTTGGTCGAGCCTGTCAAGGTTGGCGGCAAGATTGGCTACCGCGTCTCCCGCATCGCCAAGCAGTCCGCAGAGAGATGGGCTGGCCGTGATGATCCCACAGGACTCGAGGGTGGCCCCGAGCCATTCGTCAGTGCTTTCACTGAGGCTCCTTGTGGCCGCTGCCCAGTCTTTGAGATCTGCGAAGAGGGTGGACCGGTAGGTCCCAACAACTGCGAATATTTCCAGAGGTGGTTAGGCATTGAATAG
- a CDS encoding Histone deacetylase — MGDDIRVELGSVALNGASPKKVAYFYDSDIGNYAYVTGHPMKPHRIRLAHSLIMQYNLYQKMEIYRAKPATRGEMTQFHTDDYIDFLQKVTPDNMDSFMREQGKYNVGDDCPVFDGLFEFCGISAGGSMEGAARLNRQKCDIAINWAGGLHHAKKCEASGFCYVNDIVLGILELLRFKKRVLYIDIDVHHGDGVEEAFYTTDRVMTVSFHKYGEYFPGTGELRDTGIGQGKNYAVNFPLRDGITDVSYRSIFQPVIENVMKYFQPEAVVLQCGGDSLSGDRLGCFNLSMDGHANCVNFVKSFNLPTLVLGGGGYTMRNVARTWAFETGVLVGQEMERTLPYNEYYEYYAPDFELNVRSSNMENSNSREYLEKITAAVIDNLRQTGPAPSVQMQDVPRKPFGGMTDEEEAELEDMDEDENKDVRMTEHRWDKRVEHEGEFEPSEDDDEMARAHGATRQNGNKRTFTDYRKGEMEVDSGNATPKAPNGASAEEPAGDDAHDVNDDTIEDMSAHEQPEKDQPEKEAEKPEETAKETEKTSVDNDGDVGMTDSAPAEETTTIKKEDVEPETAAEPAAPAEKPTQEETTTKEVPEATKETTSEPKPTEEAAEKPAEATEQKDKAEPAGDAMDVDNEKEKPKELEAPKEKSKSPSS, encoded by the exons ATGGGCGACGACATTCGGGTCGAGCTCGGCTCGGTCGCGCTCAACGGCGCATCCCCAAAGAAAGTCGCCTACTTTTACGATTCTGATATCGGCAACTATGCCTACGTCACTGGACACCCTATGAAGCCTCATCGCATTCGTCTGGCGCATAGCTTGATCATGCAGTACAACCTCTACCAGAAGATGGAAATCTAC CGCGCGAAGCCAGCGACCAGAGGCGAAATGACCCAGTTTCACACGGACGATTACATCGACTTCCTGCAGAAGGTGACGCCCGATAACATGGATAGCTTCATGCGAGAGCAGGGCAAGTACAATGTCGGAGACGACTGTCCCGTTTTCGACGGCCTCTTCGAGTTTTGTGGTATTAGCGCCGGTGGCAGCATGGAGGGCGCAGCGCGCCTGAACCGCCAAAAGTGTGACATCGCCATCAACTGGGCTGGTGGTCTCCATCACGCCAAAAAGTGCGAAGCAAGCGGTTTTTGCTACGTTAATG ACATCGTCCTCGGAATTCTCGAACTCCTCCGATTCAAGAAGCGCGTCCTCTACATCGATATCGATGTTCACCACGGTGACGGTGTCGAAGAGGCCTTCTATACGACCGACCGCGTCATGACCGTATCTTTCCACAAGTACGGCGAGTACTTCCCCGGAACTGGCGAACTCAGAGACACCGGTATCGGCCAGGGGAAGAACTATGCCGTCAACTTTCCCCTCCGAGACGGTATCACGGATGTGTCTTACCGATCAATCTTCCAGCCCGTCATCGAGAACGTCATGAAATACTTCCAGCCCGAGGCGGTTGTCTTGCAGTGCGGTGGCGACAGTCTCTCTGGCGATCGATTGGGCTGCTTCAACCTGAGCATGGACGGTCACGCTAACTGCGTCAACTTTGTCAAGAGTTTCAACCTGCCCACTCTTGtgcttggtggtggtggctaCACGATGCGAAATGTCGCCCGTACATGGGCCTTTGAGACGGGTGTTCTTGTGGGGCAAGAGATGGAGCGAACCCTGCCTTACAACGAATACTACGAG TACTATGCTCCTGATTTCGAGTTGAACGTGCGATCCTCCAACATGGAGAACTCCAATAGCCGAGAGTACCTCGAGAAGATCACAGCCGCCGTCATTGACAACCTGCGACAGACTGGCCCTGCGCCAAGTGTGCAGATGCAGGATGTCCCACGAAAGCCCTTTGGTGGTATgactgacgaggaggaagccgagctggaggacatggacgaagatgagaacAAGGATGTTCGCATGACTGAACATCGTTGGGACAAGCGAGTCGAGCACGAGGGCGAGTTCGAACCCagcgaagatgacgacgaaaTGGCACGCGCTCACGGTGCTACCCGACAAAACGGCAACAAGCGCACCTTTACCGATTACCGTAAGGGGGAAATGGAGGTGGACAGCGGCAATGCCACGCCCAAGGCTCCGAATGGCGCTTCTGCTGAGGAGcctgctggtgatgatgctcaTGATGTGAACGACGATACCATCGAGGACATGTCAGCGCATGAGCAGCCCGAGAAGGATCAGCCAGAGAAGGAAGCTGAGAAACCAGAGGAGACGGCCAAGGAGACCGAGAAGACCAGCGTGGACAACGACGGCGACGTGGGAATGACGGACTCGGCACCCGCAGAAGAGACAACGACTATCAAAAAGGAAGACGTCGAGCCCGAAACTGCTGCCGAACCAGCAGCGCCCGCTGAGAAGCCTACACAAGAGGAGACCACAACTAAGGAAGTGCCAGAAGCTACCAAGGAGACTACATCAGAACCGAAGCCCACTGAGGAGGCCGCCGAGAAACCCGCAGAGGCAACTGAGCAAAAAGACAAGGCCGAGCCAGCTGGTGACGCTATGGACGTGGACAATGAGAAGGAAAAGCcaaaggagctggaggcacccaaggagaagagcaagagcCCCTCAAGCTAG
- a CDS encoding 26S proteasome regulatory subunit rpn11, which produces MERFRSLLGGGGMGLGGAAPGTDNTNLIDNSETVYISSLALLKMLRHGRAGVPMEVMGLMLGEFVDDFTVKVMDVFAMPQSGTGVSVEAVDPVFQTKMMDMLRQTGRPESVVGWYHSHPGFGCWLSSVDINTQQSFEQLNPRAVAVVIDPIQSVKGKVVIDAFRLINPQLLMMGQEPRQSTSNLGHLNKPSIQALIHGLNRHYYSIGINYRKTALEENMLMNLHKHVWTEALEMDDFRHEGCKNKDRLQQLVTLADGYEKRVKEETELTKEQLKTRYVGKLDPKKHLEDVGQELIEDNIVSVSRQMIDKEATMPKKDGPAGSKGQANGEEMEVEEEL; this is translated from the exons ATGGAGCGCTTTAGGAGTCTACTGGGCGGTGGTGGCATGGGCCTTGGTGGAGCTGCTCCTGGCACG GACAACACGAACCTTATCGACAACTCGGAAACAGTCTACATTTCCTCCCTCGCCCTGCTCAAGATGCTTCGACACGGCCGAGCCGGTGTGCCCATGGAAGTCATGGGCCTGATGCTGGGCGAGTTTGTGGATGACTTTACTGTCAAGGTTATGGACGTGTTTGCCATGCCTCAGAGCGGTACCGGCGTTAGTGTCGAGGCCGTAGACCCCGTGTTCCAGACCAAGATGATGGACATGCTGCGACAAACAGGAAG ACCCGAGTCGGTTGTCGGCTGGTACCACTCTCACCCTGGTTTCGGTTGCTGGCTTTCGTCAGTTGATATCAACACCCAACAGTCTTTCGAGCAACTGAACCCCCgcgccgtcgccgtcgtcatTGACCCTATCCAATCGGTCAAGGGTAAAGTCGTGATCGATGCCTTCAGACTCATCAACCCACAGCTCTTGATGATGGGCCAGGAGCCCCGCCAGAGCACCAGCAACTTGGGCCATCTCAACAAGCCCTCGATCCAGGCACTCATTCACGGCCTCAACCGACACTACTACTCGATCGGAATCAACTACCGCAAGACGGCACTCGAAGAGAACATGCTGATGAACCTGCACAAGCACGTTTGGACGGAGGCGCTGGAGATGGACGACTTCCGACACGAGGGCTGCAAGAACAAGGACCGACTACAGCAGCTGGTCACGTTGGCAGATGGCTACGAGAAGCGTGTGAAGGAAGAGACAGAGTTGACCAAGGAGCAACTGAAGACGCGATACGTTGGCAAACTTGACCCCAAGAAGCATCTCGAGGATGTCGGACAGGAGCTCATCGAAGACAACATTGTGTCGGTGTCGAGGCAGATGATCGACAAAGAGGCGACAATGCCGAAAAAGGATGGGCCGGCGGGGAGCAAGGGACAAGCGAATGGGGAGGAaatggaggtggaggaggagttATAA
- a CDS encoding Protein kinase domain-containing protein, with amino-acid sequence MSTIQQLKNFIRHGKQARAGNPDESPRKNEVSQQPAAAQHKNASDPGHGHSSARDPADDYANEECSSKKKRYDDEKLAKLVAEENASKSKFPRYPGLERWELVDKMGDGAFSNVYRARDTTGERGEVAIKVVRKYEMNSMQGNKHLHPDFKKVPKAAERSNILKEVQIMRQLDHPNIIKLVEFSESRQYYYIVLELAPGGELFHQIVRLTYFSEELSRHVIVQVAKALEYLHEEKGVVHRDIKPENILFNPIPFVPSKHPKPKQPGDEDKADEGEFIHGQGAGGIGQIKIADFGLSKIVWDNQTMTPCGTVGYTAPEIVKDERYSKSVDMWALGCVLYTLLCGFPPFYDESIEVLTEKVAKGQYTFLSPWWDDISKSAQDLISHLLTVDPEKRYTITEFLAHPWIRGNGPTPREEKKKPEVLRAFDATKFEDAGKRYDFRSPGAVNLREVFDVGYAVHRQEEEGKRRAQVGAKGGPARFIGALNEEDEEDEDVMQIDGQDTNAAAKPNAATQALEQSMRKTNIRDQEQHHETRGRERERTERGYGQHSAAVAAAARQQVRDRNRQRGAFELNLENATLLGKRNKKVPIMGA; translated from the exons ATGTCCACCATTCAACagctaaagaattttatCCGGCACG GCAAGCAGGCTCGCGCCGGAAACCCTGACGAGTCGCCGCGTAAGAACGAGGTTTCTCAACAACCTGCGGCTGCCCAGCACAAGAATGCGAGCGACCCCGGCCACGGACATTCGAGCGCACGAGATCCCGCCGACGACTACGCAAACGAGGAGTGctcgagcaagaagaagcgctacgatgatgagaagctTGCCAAGCTCGTCGCCGAGGAGAACGCCAGTAAGAGCAAGTTCCCTCGCTACCCTGGCCTCGAGCGCTGGGAGCTCGTCGACAAGATGGGCGACGGCGCCTTCAGCAACGTCTACCGTGCCCGCGACACCACTGGCGAGAGAGGCGAAGTCGCCATCAAGGTCGTACGCAAGTACGAGATGAACAGCATGCAG GGAAACAAGCATTTACATCCAGACTTCAAGAAAGTCCCAAAGGCAGCAGAG CGATCCAACATTCTCAAGGAGGTGCAAATTATGCGCCAACTTGACCACCCCAACATTATCAAGCTTGTCGAGTTCTCCGAGTCACGGCAGTACTACTACATtgttcttgagcttgcccCTGGAGGCGAGCTCTTCCACCAGATTGTCCGCTTGACATACTTCAGTGAAGAGCTCTCCCGACACGTCATTGTCCAGGTCGCCAAGGCCCTCGAGTATCTCCACGAGGAGAAGGGTGTTGTTCATCG TGACATCAAGCCCGAGAATATCCTGTTCAACCCCATTCCTTTTGTGCCGTCCAAGcaccccaagcccaagcagcCCGGCGATGAGGAcaaggccgacgagggcgagTTCATCCATGGCCAGGGCGCGGGCGGCATCGGCCAGATCAAGATTGCCGACTTTGGCCTTTCCAAGATTGTCTGGGACAACCAGACCATGACGCCTTGTGGAACAGTTGGCTACACGGCCCCCGAAATCGTCAAGGATGAGCGGTACTCCAAGTCAGTCGACATGTGGGCGCTGGGCTGTGTGCTGTACACACTACTCTGTGGTTTCCCACCATTCTACGATGAGAGCATCGAGGTGCTCACAGAGAAGGTGGCTAAGGGCCAATACACCTTCCTATCACCTTGGTGGGACGACATCTCCAAGTCTGCCCAGGATCTCATCAGCCACCTCCTGACGGTGGACCCTGAGAAGAGATACACGATTACAGAATTCCTGGCGCACCCTTGGATCCGTGGAAACGGACCCACTCCCcgtgaggagaagaagaagcccgaggTGCTCCGAGCCTTTGACGCGACCAAGTTCGAGGATGCTGGTAAGCGCTACGACTTCCGATCTCCTGGCGCCGTCAACCTTCGCGAGGTGTTTGATGTTGGCTACGCCGTGCACcgccaagaagaggagggcaAGCGGAGAGCTCAGGTCGGTGCCAAGGGTGGCCCCGCAAGATTCATTGGCGCCCTCaacgaagaggatgaggaggatgaggatgtcaTGCAAATCGACGGACAAGACACCAACGCGGCAGCCAAGCCGAATGCAGCGACCCAGGCTCTAGAGCAGAGCATGCGAAAAACCAACATCCGAGACCAAGAACAACACCACGAAACTCGAGGACGGGAGCGTGAGCGCACTGAAAGGGGATACGGTCAGCACTCGGCGGCTGTGGCTGCTGCAGCCCGGCAACAAGTACGAGACCGGAATCGCCAGCGTGGCGCTTTTGAGTTGAACCTGGAGAACGCCACGTTGTTGGGCAAGAGAAACAAGAAGGTTCCCATCATGGGGGCATAG
- a CDS encoding Aldolase-II domain-containing protein, whose product MLSSATLRAAPLRRLITKHATRSLTTTPKPRLITAPQKAPSKLTVPRSASFATSAEATAPAPETEVNTNFAAVATGGIPYPGIPKIEDPYQKRQWQLEHMAGAFRVFSRMGFTEGAAGHISVRDPVDPTTFWINPMGVHFGMLKASDMVHINEDGQVIGGNRVAVNAAGFMIHSAIHKARPDVDAACHAHSKFGKAWSTFGKPLDIINQDACIFWNNQSVYSSFGGVVFEDQEGARIAEALGPKNRAVILQNHGLLTAGGTVDEAAYLFSLMERTCEVQLLVESSGLPKQIIGDEEAQYTYKYNADPESLYTEFQPDFEYEVWQSKGELKSGF is encoded by the exons ATGCTCTCCTCGGCAACTCTCCGAGCTGCGCCCTTACGGCGGCTCATCACCAAACATGCCACACGCTCTCTCACCACCACTCCCAAACCACGCCTCATCACCGCCCCTCAAAAGGCTCCCTCAAAGCTCACCGTCCCGCGTTCAGCGTCTTTCGCCACCAGTGCCGAGGCCACGGCTCCCGCCCCCGAGACCGAGGTGAACACGAACTTTGCCGCCGTCGCCACGGGAGGCATCCCCTACCCCGGCATCCCCAAGATCGAGGACCCGTACCAGAAGCGACAATGGCAGCTGGAGCACATGGCTGGTGCGTTCCGTGTGTTTTCTCGGATGGGCTTCACTGAGGGAGCTGCGGGACACATCAGTGTTCGCGATCCTGTTGATCCCACTACCTTCTGGATCAACCC CATGGGAGTTCACTTTGGCATGCTCAAGGCCAGCGACATGGTGCACATCAACGAAGACGGCCAGGTCATCGGCGGCAACCGCGTCGCCGTCAACGCCGCAGGCTTCATGATCCATTCAGCCATCCACAAGGCACGCCCCGACGTGGACGCGGCCTGCCACGCGCACTCCAAGTTCGGCAAGGCGTGGTCGACGTTCGGTAAGCccctcgacatcatcaaccaGGACGCCTGCATCTTCTGGAACAACCAGAGCGTCTACTCCAGCTTTGGCGGCGTCGTGTTTGAGGACCAGGAGGGTGCTCGCATCGCTGAGGCGCTGGGGCCCAAGAACCGTGCTGTCATCTTGCAGAACCATGGTCTTCTCACTGCTGGTGGCACTGTTGATGAGGCGGCATATCTCTTTTCGCTCATGGAGAGGACGTGCGAAGTGCAGCTGCTGGTTGAGAGCAGTGGTCTTCCCAAGCAGATCatcggcgacgaggaggcgCAGTACACATACAAGTACAACGCCGATCCA GAATCTCTATACACCGAGTTCCAGCCTGACTTTGAGTACGAGGTTTGGCAGTCCAAGGGAGAGCTCAAGTCGGGTTTCTAG